A single Brachybacterium sillae DNA region contains:
- the thrS gene encoding threonine--tRNA ligase, with protein sequence MAQLDLTVDGSPRSVEAGTTGTTVFEGRPEVVALRIDGELRDLDTELSAGQVVEAVTIDSPDGLAILRHSTAHVLAQAVQKVNPDAKLGIGPPITDGFYYDFDVAEPFTPESLKALEKEMGRIVKEGQRFVRREISDDDARAEEASEPYKLELIGLKSNASDAAEGASVEVGAGGLTMYDNVNRRGEVVWTDLCRGPHLPSTRLIGNGFALTRSAAAYWRGSEKNPMLQRVYGTAWPSKEELRAYQERIAEAERRDHRRLGSELDLFSFPDEIGSGLAVFHPKGAMIRMEMEEYSRRRHVEAGYSFVNTPHITKGHLYEVSGHLDWYREGMYPPMHLDEERDAEGQITKQGQDYYLKPMNCPVHNLVFRSRGRSYRELPLRLFEFGTVYRNEKSGVIHGLTRARGFTQDDAHIYCTREQMREELTTLLTFVLDLLKDYGLDDFYLELSTRNPEKFVGDDATWEEATETLREVAEASGLDLVPDPGGAAFYGPKISVQARDAIGRTWQMSTIQLDFNLPERFDLEYTAPDGSRQRPVMIHRALFGSIERFFGVLVEHYAGAFPVWLSPVQVVGIPVAAEYVPYLEEVAAKLRERGVRVEVDASDDRMQKKIRTHTKEKVPYLLIAGGEDQEKGAVSFRLRDGSQDNGIPVDEAVERIVAAIRDRVQV encoded by the coding sequence GTGGCCCAGCTCGATCTCACCGTTGACGGATCGCCCCGGAGCGTCGAGGCGGGGACCACGGGCACCACGGTGTTCGAGGGCCGCCCGGAGGTGGTGGCGCTGCGCATCGACGGGGAGCTGCGCGACCTCGACACGGAGCTGTCGGCCGGGCAGGTGGTCGAGGCCGTGACGATCGACTCCCCGGACGGGCTGGCGATCCTGCGCCACTCGACCGCGCATGTGCTGGCCCAGGCCGTGCAGAAGGTGAACCCGGACGCGAAGCTCGGGATCGGCCCGCCCATCACCGACGGCTTCTACTACGACTTCGACGTCGCCGAGCCGTTCACCCCGGAGTCCCTCAAGGCCCTGGAGAAGGAGATGGGGCGGATCGTCAAGGAGGGGCAGCGCTTCGTGCGCCGAGAGATCTCCGACGACGACGCCCGCGCCGAGGAGGCCTCCGAGCCGTACAAGCTCGAGCTCATCGGGCTGAAGTCGAACGCCTCCGACGCCGCCGAGGGTGCCTCCGTCGAGGTCGGTGCCGGTGGCCTGACGATGTACGACAACGTGAACCGTCGCGGCGAGGTGGTGTGGACCGACCTCTGCCGCGGCCCCCACCTGCCGTCCACCCGACTGATCGGCAACGGGTTCGCCCTGACCCGCTCGGCCGCCGCGTACTGGCGCGGCAGCGAGAAGAACCCGATGCTGCAGCGCGTCTACGGCACCGCCTGGCCCAGCAAGGAGGAACTGCGCGCCTACCAGGAGCGCATCGCCGAGGCCGAGCGCCGCGACCACCGCCGCCTGGGCAGTGAACTGGACCTGTTCTCCTTCCCCGACGAGATCGGTTCGGGACTGGCGGTGTTCCACCCCAAGGGCGCCATGATCCGGATGGAGATGGAGGAGTACTCGCGGCGTCGGCACGTCGAGGCCGGGTACTCCTTCGTGAACACGCCGCACATCACCAAGGGACACCTCTACGAGGTCTCCGGTCACCTGGACTGGTACCGGGAGGGCATGTACCCCCCGATGCACCTGGACGAGGAGCGCGACGCCGAGGGGCAGATCACCAAGCAGGGCCAGGACTATTACCTCAAGCCCATGAACTGCCCGGTGCACAACCTCGTCTTCCGCTCCCGCGGGCGCTCGTACCGGGAGCTGCCGCTGCGGTTGTTCGAGTTCGGCACCGTCTACCGCAATGAGAAGTCCGGGGTGATCCACGGCCTCACCCGCGCCCGCGGCTTCACGCAGGATGACGCGCACATCTACTGCACGCGTGAGCAGATGCGCGAGGAACTCACCACCCTGCTCACCTTCGTGCTGGACCTGCTCAAGGACTACGGTCTGGACGACTTCTACCTGGAGCTGTCCACGAGGAACCCCGAGAAGTTCGTCGGCGACGACGCCACCTGGGAGGAGGCCACCGAGACCCTGCGGGAGGTGGCCGAGGCCTCCGGTCTGGACCTGGTGCCGGATCCGGGCGGCGCCGCCTTCTACGGCCCGAAGATCTCCGTGCAGGCCCGTGACGCGATCGGGCGCACCTGGCAGATGTCGACCATTCAGCTGGACTTCAACCTGCCGGAGCGCTTCGACCTCGAGTACACAGCCCCCGACGGTTCTCGGCAGCGACCGGTGATGATCCACCGCGCCCTGTTCGGCTCCATCGAGCGCTTCTTCGGGGTGCTGGTGGAGCACTACGCCGGGGCGTTCCCGGTGTGGCTGTCGCCGGTGCAGGTGGTCGGCATCCCCGTGGCGGCCGAGTACGTGCCCTACCTCGAGGAGGTCGCGGCGAAGCTGCGCGAGCGCGGTGTGCGGGTGGAGGTCGACGCCTCCGACGACCGCATGCAGAAGAAGATCCGCACCCACACCAAGGAGAAGGTGCCCTACCTGCTCATCGCCGGTGGCGAGGACCAGGAGAAGGGTGCGGTGAGCTTCCGCCTGCGTGACGGCAGCCAGGACAACGGCATCCCCGTCGACGAGGCCGTCGAGCGGATCGTCGCCGCGATCCGCGACCGGGTGCAGGTGTGA
- a CDS encoding ornithine cyclodeaminase, translated as MTDLLDVEAMARWIQRDGVENILRGMAEYVEADYRRWQYFDKTPRVASHTPFGVIELMPTSDGELYSFKFVNGHPSNPARGFQTVTAFGALADVGNGYPIFLAEMTLLTALRTAATSAMVAKHLARPDSRVSAMIGSGSQSEFQALGLRATLGIEDLRIYDVDPQAMEKMRRNLEPLGFRIHRAASAREAVEGADIVTTCTADKALATILTDDMITPGMHLNAIGGDCPGKTELDAAILDRGPVFVEFAPQTRIEGEIQQKPEDFPVTELWEVLTGKHPGRTSTEEITIFDSVGFAINDFSGLRYARDANLGTELMGQVDLVADPEDPKDLFSLVDVLAPVS; from the coding sequence ATGACCGACCTGCTCGATGTGGAGGCGATGGCGCGCTGGATCCAGCGCGATGGCGTCGAGAACATCCTCCGCGGCATGGCCGAGTACGTGGAGGCCGACTACCGCCGCTGGCAGTACTTCGACAAGACCCCCCGCGTGGCCTCGCACACCCCGTTCGGTGTGATCGAACTGATGCCCACGTCGGACGGCGAGCTGTACTCCTTCAAGTTCGTCAACGGCCACCCGTCGAACCCCGCCCGCGGTTTCCAGACCGTCACGGCCTTCGGCGCCCTGGCGGACGTCGGCAACGGGTACCCCATCTTCCTCGCGGAGATGACGCTGCTGACCGCCCTGCGCACTGCGGCGACCTCGGCGATGGTCGCCAAGCATCTCGCGCGGCCCGACTCCCGGGTGAGCGCGATGATCGGCTCGGGATCGCAGTCGGAGTTCCAGGCCCTGGGGCTGCGCGCGACCCTCGGCATCGAGGACCTGCGCATCTACGACGTCGACCCGCAGGCGATGGAGAAGATGCGCCGCAACCTGGAGCCCTTGGGATTCCGCATCCATCGGGCCGCCTCCGCCCGTGAGGCCGTCGAGGGCGCCGACATCGTCACCACCTGCACCGCCGACAAGGCCCTCGCGACGATCCTCACCGACGACATGATCACCCCCGGCATGCATCTCAACGCCATCGGCGGTGACTGCCCCGGCAAGACCGAACTGGACGCCGCGATCCTCGATCGCGGCCCGGTGTTCGTCGAGTTCGCCCCGCAGACGCGCATCGAGGGTGAGATCCAGCAGAAGCCGGAGGACTTCCCCGTCACCGAACTGTGGGAGGTCCTCACCGGCAAGCATCCGGGACGCACCTCCACGGAGGAGATCACGATCTTCGACTCCGTCGGCTTCGCCATCAACGACTTCTCGGGCCTGCGCTATGCGCGCGATGCCAACCTCGGCACGGAACTGATGGGCCAGGTGGACCTGGTCGCGGACCCCGAAGACCCCAAGGACCTGTTCTCCCTGGTCGACGTCCTCGCCCCGGTGAGCTGA
- a CDS encoding Lrp/AsnC family transcriptional regulator has product MSALSDLDQRLLAALRRDGRAPVTHLAKVLGVSRATVTARMDSLQARGIITGYTVRVREPALLGQVRAVSLIEVEGRTTDRVVERLRGLEEIQSLHTTNGGWDLVAELVCRDLAHFDAVLRQIRGTPGVVNSETSLLLSSVLR; this is encoded by the coding sequence ATGTCCGCGCTCAGCGACCTCGATCAGCGCCTCCTCGCGGCCCTTCGCCGGGACGGTCGTGCCCCCGTCACCCACCTGGCCAAGGTCCTGGGAGTCTCGCGGGCCACCGTGACGGCCCGCATGGATTCCCTCCAGGCCCGCGGCATCATCACCGGGTACACCGTGCGCGTGCGGGAACCGGCGCTCCTGGGCCAGGTGCGGGCCGTCAGTCTCATCGAAGTCGAGGGCCGGACCACGGATCGTGTCGTCGAACGCCTGCGCGGACTGGAGGAGATCCAGAGCCTCCACACCACCAATGGGGGCTGGGACCTGGTGGCCGAGCTGGTGTGCCGGGACCTCGCGCACTTCGATGCGGTGCTGCGACAGATCCGCGGCACCCCGGGGGTCGTGAACTCCGAGACCTCGCTGCTGCTCAGCTCGGTGCTGCGCTGA